One genomic window of Plasmodium coatneyi strain Hackeri chromosome 12, complete sequence includes the following:
- a CDS encoding Ubiquitin-like protein — translation MLSTISEEASTSVMDELTDICEHNSNEEAHVVYIKGSNNFVKRVEYKEEEIIRDVLTRNGILNGHDGFLYQVRSQLMDLDKTFAHYKIYSGEIIYILPEPAPLPYLIYLFHQKSGKVHCIELSHMDSVDLLHKQVEKILQIKEENQILIYSGKCLNNRKTLKEEQMCRESLVTILDKRDIPEIETGADGV, via the exons ATGCTCAGCACTATCAGCGAAGAAGCATCCACCTCAGTGATGGATGAACTTACAGATATATGCGAACACAACAGTAACGAAGAAGCACATGTAGTCTACATAAAGGGTTCCaataattttgtaaaaagagTGGAGTATAAAGAAGAGGAGATAATTCGGGATGTCCTTACGCGCAATGGGATCCTTAATGGACACGATGGTTTTCTATACCAAGTTAGAAGCCAACTAATGGACCTTGATAAAACCTTTGCGCACTATAAAATTTATTCTGGTGAAATTATCTATATTTTGCCGGAACCTGCACCCTTGCCTTATTTGATTTATCTCTTCCATCAGAAGTCCGGGAAGGTGCAC TGTATCGAACTCAGCCACATGGATTCCGTCGACCTGCTGCACAAACAAGTAGAGAAAATTCtacaaataaaagaagagaacCAGATACTGATATACAGTGGCAAGTGCTTGAACAACAGGAAGACACTAAAGGAGGAGCAAATGTGCAGGGAGAGCCTAGTCACCATACTGGACAAAAGAGACATACCCGAGATAGAAACTGGGGCCGATGGGGTGTGA
- a CDS encoding Lipoate-protein ligase a produces the protein MKQRMNVALKRWYSSERTKNAKPLILISNNQNIHFNLSLENFLLNNYSDLLKYLNVNTIEKFDHPVLFLWRNNRSIIIGKNQNIWSECNLENIKEDNVLVARRFTGGGAVYHDLQNLCFTFLNNTLNTDNNFSIILKTLKRHFAIDAQKQGRNDITVNERKCSGSAFKKIKNVFLHHGTIMVNLQKDVLQMYLTPDKIKYIKHGVSSVNARTINLKEINPNITCQNLCHALIQEFEAFYKNGVSNENDNVILNERESEEEKSVDNLVDISSPISKHFNIHYIDTNESITKNPEFLKYFNLLKDWDWCYGKTPKFQNRLCKQFNFGKLEVFFNVSDGMIKDGNIFSDCLDVNLVEQLKLIFNNDVKYSKDSVASFLRGLQVDNKDTLAEISEWILQEL, from the coding sequence ATGAAGCAGCGAATGAATGTGGCCCTGAAAAGGTGGTACTCCTCAGAAAGGACGAAGAACGCGAAACCACTAATCCTAATTTCGAACAACcaaaatatacattttaatttatccCTAGAAAACTTCCTACTAAATAATTACAGCGACTTATTGAAGTACttaaatgtgaacacaatAGAAAAGTTCGACCACCCTGTTCTATTCCTATGGAGGAATAATAGATCCATtataataggaaaaaacCAAAATATATGGAGTGAATGCAAtttagaaaatataaaagaagataACGTCCTAGTGGCTCGTCGGTTTACAGGTGGAGGAGCAGTCTACCACGACCTGCAAAATCTttgtttcacctttttgaATAATACACTAAATACGGATAATAATTTCTCTatcattttaaaaactttGAAAAGGCACTTTGCCATTGATGCGCAAAAGCAGGGAAGAAATGACATAACTGTAAATGAACGAAAGTGCTCAGGTTCTGCAtttaagaaaataaaaaatgtgttccttCATCATGGGACTATAATGGTGAACCTTCAGAAGGACGTTCTACAAATGTACTTAACACCGGATaagataaaatatataaagcatGGAGTGTCTAGTGTGAATGCGAGGACAATCAACTTGAAGGAGATAAATCCGAATATCACTTGCCAGAATTTATGCCATGCGCTGATTCAAGAGTTTGAAGCGTTTTACAAGAATGGGGTTTCCAACGAGAACGACAACGTGATCCTAAACGAAAGGGAAagcgaagaggaaaaaagcgTAGACAATTTAGTCGacatttcttcccccatttcAAAGCACTTTAATATCCACTACATAGACACAAATGAAAGCATCACGAAAAATCcagaatttttaaaatattttaatctGCTAAAAGATTGGGATTGGTGCTATGGGAAAACTCCAAAGTTTCAAAACCGACTATGTAAACAATtcaattttggaaaattagaggttttttttaacgtatCTGATGGGATGATAAAagatggaaatattttttcggACTGTTTAGACGTCAACTTAGTGGAACAGTTAAAACTTATTTTTAACAACGATGTTAAGTATTCCAAGGACAGCGtggcttcttttttacgcGGTTTGCAAGTGGACAATAAGGACACCCTGGCGGAAATTTCCGAGTGGATTTTACAGGAACTTTga
- a CDS encoding Ssl1-like protein — MHKSQNIENEIVLVEEIVRDFDKNEVFEEITTKFTWEQDVERSWNLLVENNGILQHVSQENVEEKSKQKYKRNQVCALRKGIFRHIIILFDMSGSMKERDFKPDRINVVLECVENFLKNFFFKNPVGNVGVVALKNSAAKLIQPLTSNMGDIMNALVKERSTGLQGSPSLQQGLEIAYDLLADIPLYGTKEILILYGSIRTCDKKNILNIVNQIVKNKIHVNCVSIAPEMHILKHICEETNGLYKICMTKNTLMNEMNNITETPLWMIGMEPQLIHICFPTKKKITTQIMCSCHNHLNTDTYICNFCNSYTCKIPSKCKVCGMHLISMHDLSHITNNLQGSPPFVEIKNEKDGPRVCASCNNPLYDKVSQCSMCKSIFCLGCDLYIHEDLNQCPFCLILDS, encoded by the exons ATGCACAAGTCGCAAAATATCGAAAATGAG ATCGTCCTAGTCGAAGAGATTGTTCGAGATTTtgataaaaatgaagttttCGAGGAGATAACCACCAAGTTTACCTGGGAGCAAG ACGTTGAGCGATCATGGAACCTGCTGGTGGAAAACAACGGAATTCTGCAGCATGTGAGTCAAGAAAACGTTGAAGAAAAATctaaacaaaaatataaaaggaatCAAGTCTGCGCTTTGAGGAAAGGAATATTCAG GCACATCATCATCCTGTTTGACATGTCCGGTAGCATGAAGGAGAGGGACTTCAAGCCTGACCGGATAAACGTCGTCCTCGAGTGTGTGGAG AATTTCCTaaaaaacttcttcttcaagAACCCGGTGGGGAACGTCGGAGTGGTGGCCCTGAAAAACAGCGCCGCCAAATTAATCCAGCCGCTGACGTCCAACATGGGTGACATTATGAACGCACTAGTAAAGGAGAGGAGTACGGGTCTGCAGGGATCTCCCTCCCTACAGCAGGGACTGGAAATTGCATACGACTTGTTGGCAGACATCCCGCTTTACGGAACGAAAGAAATTCTAATCCTGTATGGATCGATAAGAAcatgtgataaaaaaaatattctaaaTATTGTAAATCAAATagtaaagaataaaattcatGTAAACTGCGTATCCATTGCTCCAGAAATGCATATATTGAAACATATCTGTGAGGAGACAAATGGACTTTACAAAATATGCATGACAAAAAATACACTCATGAATGAGATGAATAATATTACGGAGACACCCCTGTGGATGATTGGAATGGAACCCCAacttattcatatatgttttcctacaaagaaaaaaattaccacaCAGATTATGTGCTCCTGTCACAATCATTTAAACACCGATACGTATATTTGCAACTTTTGCAACAGTTACACTTGTAAGATACCATCCAAGTGTAAGGTCTGTGGGATGCACTTAATCTCGATGCATGATTTATCCCACATTACGAACAACCTTCAGGGGTCTCCTCCTTTTGTTGAAATTAAGAATGAGAAGGATGGACCCAGAGTGTGCGCTTCGTGCAATAATCCGCTCTACGATAAGGTATCCCAATGCTCCATGTGCAAAAGTATTTTCTGCCTGGGCTGCGACTTGTACATTCATGAAGACTTGAACCAGTGTCCCTTCTGCTTGATCCTCGATTCGTGA
- a CDS encoding Cop-coated vesicle membrane protein p24, translated as MAFLKSPIVVLLLLVFLSHVVRCTHFIISPLEKDCLHFRVDKNNIIVGSYEIIDKNALCLMYIVNRNDKKQEKLFKSQKVQDKFEIKVAKPGVYSFCYANQKKAEITVMFTLRVKESHDVADSELGTADDVEKINNQTFQLYEQFFEVYEEQEKMMETADLYKQFNEKMNSKLILWSEVQIILLILLTIVHIYYIKSFFDIKTIV; from the exons atggcctttttaaaaagcccCATTGTTGTCTTACTCCTGTTGGTGTTCCTATCGCACGTAGTGCGCTGCACCCACTTTATCATAAGTCCTCTGGAGAAAGATTGCCTTCACTTTCGCGTGGACAAAAATAACATCATTGTTGG GTCGTATGAAATAATCGACAAGAACGCATTGTGTTTAATGTACATAGTAAACAGAAATGACAAAAAGCAGGAGAAATTATTCAAGTCGCAAAAGGTACAGGACAAGTTCGAGATTAAG GTTGCGAAGCCCGGCGTCTATTCCTTCTGCTACGCGAACcagaaaaaagcagaaataaCAGTAATGTTCACTTTGAGGGTGAAAGAAAGCCACGACGTTGCCGACTCGGAGTTGGGTACAGCAGATgatgtagaaaaaataaataaccaAACATTCCAGTTGTATGAACAG TTTTTTGAAGTCTATGAAgagcaagaaaaaatgatggaGACGGCAGACTTGTACAAGCAAtttaacgaaaaaatgaattcgaAATTAATTCTGTGGTCAGAAGTACAAATAATACTGCTAATTCTGTTAACCATAGTTCATATATACTACATAAAGTCCTTTTTCGACATAAAAACCATCGTCTAG